The Fervidibacillus albus genome contains a region encoding:
- the motS gene encoding flagellar motor protein MotS, with the protein MKKYEKKKKPSKKGAPLWMITYSDMITLILVFFVMLFSMSQIDAQKFQTIAESFRDRSIFEFYPSSVPFENPGSADETIDFSDEADKDEDYPTPGEREENLNALLTEVSKFIEESGLTEVVVATRTERGVVVVLPEQVLFDTGEAEIIDSATDFLDRVAELLKNIPNIVKVEGHTDNRPIHTVQYPSNWELSTARASSVIRYFIDQHQLDPERFIATGYADTRPIVPNDGPDNWQKNRRVEIVIMDPSYEGDLDAESNE; encoded by the coding sequence ATGAAAAAGTACGAAAAGAAAAAAAAGCCGTCGAAAAAGGGTGCTCCCCTTTGGATGATCACCTATTCCGACATGATTACGTTAATATTAGTTTTTTTCGTAATGCTTTTTTCCATGTCCCAGATCGATGCGCAAAAGTTTCAAACGATTGCGGAATCGTTCCGTGACCGTTCCATATTCGAGTTTTACCCAAGTTCCGTTCCTTTTGAAAATCCTGGTTCAGCAGATGAAACGATCGACTTTTCCGACGAAGCCGACAAAGACGAGGATTATCCTACTCCTGGAGAGCGTGAAGAAAACTTGAATGCTCTTTTAACAGAAGTGTCGAAATTTATCGAAGAAAGCGGCTTAACGGAAGTCGTTGTGGCAACGAGGACGGAACGGGGCGTCGTCGTCGTATTACCGGAACAAGTCCTTTTTGATACGGGGGAAGCGGAAATTATAGATTCGGCAACAGATTTCCTTGATCGGGTTGCTGAGCTATTAAAAAACATCCCGAATATCGTAAAGGTAGAAGGTCATACGGATAATCGGCCGATCCATACGGTTCAATACCCTTCAAACTGGGAGTTGTCCACTGCTAGAGCTAGTAGTGTCATTCGCTATTTCATCGATCAACACCAATTGGATCCGGAACGATTTATCGCCACCGGTTATGCCGATACCCGCCCGATTGTACCGAATGACGGACCAGATAATTGGCAAAAAAATCGACGGGTAGAAATTGTCATCATGGATCCGAGTTATGAAGGGGACTTAGATGCTGAATCTAATGAGTAA
- a CDS encoding acetoin utilization protein AcuC — MNDKFAFIFSPDLLNYKFRQGHPFNQKRIELTIDLLKEIGALSSNQIIPPKMATDEELLLVHDPSFIDAVKKAGNGKLSIEQGENYGLGTDDTPMFPNMHEASAIVVGGTLTAVDYVMEKKGEHALHLGGGLHHGFRGKASGFCIYNDCSIAIQYIRKKFDGRVLYIDTDAHHGDGVQWTFYDDPNVCTVSLHETGRYLFPGTGNVYERGHGQGYGYSYNIPLDAFTEDDSFLFAYRKAVKQIADHFQPDVIITQNGADAHYFDPLTHLATTILIFREIPKLAHELAHRYAEGRWIALGGGGYDIWRVVPRAWAILWLEMTGQSEKATGPLPNRWLKKWQPLSPVKLPKTWEDPDDLYPPIPRKPEIEEKNRMTVEKALQILNK, encoded by the coding sequence ATGAATGACAAATTCGCTTTTATATTTTCACCGGATTTGCTGAACTATAAATTTCGTCAAGGCCACCCCTTTAATCAAAAAAGAATTGAATTAACAATCGATTTATTAAAGGAAATCGGTGCTCTTTCGTCGAATCAAATCATTCCGCCAAAGATGGCAACGGATGAAGAATTGTTGCTCGTCCACGATCCGTCTTTTATCGATGCGGTAAAGAAGGCGGGAAACGGGAAATTATCGATTGAACAAGGGGAAAATTACGGACTTGGGACGGATGACACACCGATGTTTCCGAATATGCATGAAGCAAGCGCCATTGTTGTCGGTGGAACGCTGACTGCGGTCGACTATGTCATGGAAAAAAAAGGAGAACACGCCTTACATTTAGGTGGAGGACTCCATCACGGCTTCCGAGGAAAGGCGTCCGGTTTTTGCATATATAATGATTGTTCCATTGCTATACAATATATACGAAAAAAATTCGATGGAAGGGTTCTTTATATCGATACAGATGCCCATCATGGGGACGGCGTGCAATGGACCTTTTATGATGATCCAAATGTTTGTACCGTCTCCCTTCATGAAACGGGGCGATATTTATTTCCCGGAACTGGAAACGTTTATGAACGGGGACACGGACAAGGTTACGGTTATTCGTATAATATACCGTTAGACGCTTTTACGGAGGACGATTCTTTCCTATTTGCGTATCGGAAGGCGGTCAAACAAATTGCGGATCATTTTCAACCTGATGTGATCATTACACAAAATGGTGCCGATGCCCACTATTTCGATCCGTTGACCCATTTGGCTACGACAATCCTAATTTTTCGTGAAATTCCGAAACTTGCCCACGAATTAGCCCATCGATATGCTGAAGGACGGTGGATTGCTTTAGGTGGAGGGGGATATGATATTTGGCGGGTCGTTCCTAGGGCTTGGGCTATTCTTTGGCTAGAAATGACAGGACAAAGTGAGAAAGCGACAGGCCCGTTACCAAATCGATGGTTAAAAAAATGGCAGCCACTTTCCCCAGTAAAGCTACCGAAAACGTGGGAAGACCCAGACGATTTATATCCACCGATCCCGCGCAAGCCGGAAATCGAAGAAAAAAATCGAATGACCGTGGAAAAAGCGTTGCAAATATTAAATAAATAA
- a CDS encoding CBS and ACT domain-containing protein, whose protein sequence is MLVEEMMITDVYTLSKDDSIKTAVEGMKKRKIRHLPIVDRENSLIGIVTDRDIRSAGPSVFCTDEQKQFLENPLETIMTTDVITVHPLDFVEEVAAMFYQHQIGSLPVVKMGKLVGIITQTDVLKTFVELTGTDQPGTQIEIRVPNKPGTLADILQRIRHFHTNVQSVFIYPDKLKTETKIIVLRLGTIDPNPIVQTLKEHRYDILWPNVSGYHNE, encoded by the coding sequence ATGTTAGTTGAAGAAATGATGATTACTGATGTCTACACGTTGAGCAAGGACGATTCGATAAAGACAGCGGTTGAAGGAATGAAAAAAAGAAAAATTCGTCACTTGCCGATCGTCGACAGAGAAAATTCATTAATTGGGATCGTTACCGATCGGGATATCCGTTCGGCAGGACCGTCCGTTTTTTGTACCGATGAACAAAAACAGTTTCTCGAAAATCCGTTGGAAACAATTATGACGACGGATGTAATCACCGTCCATCCCCTCGATTTCGTCGAAGAAGTTGCAGCGATGTTTTATCAACATCAAATCGGCTCCCTTCCAGTCGTAAAAATGGGGAAACTCGTTGGGATTATTACCCAAACTGACGTGTTAAAAACATTCGTCGAATTGACTGGAACGGATCAACCGGGAACACAAATTGAAATTCGTGTGCCGAACAAACCAGGGACATTAGCTGATATATTACAACGAATTCGTCACTTCCACACGAACGTACAAAGCGTTTTCATTTATCCGGATAAATTGAAAACGGAAACAAAGATTATCGTTCTTCGACTCGGTACGATCGATCCAAATCCAATCGTTCAAACGTTAAAAGAGCACCGTTATGACATTTTATGGCCAAACGTATCGGGGTATCACAATGAATGA
- a CDS encoding GNAT family N-acetyltransferase: protein MKHKKTYHRIEWPIQEGKLIIEGPIAPETLEKYYFHEGLVAFRPPKQQKEALIGIAHLEEGRIIIARDGDTIVGYVTFLYPDPLERWSEGKMDNLLELGAIEVAPPYRGHQVGKQLLTVSMMDDAMEDYIIITTEYYWHWDLKGTGLTVWEYRKIMEKMMNAGGLVWYATDDPEICSHPANCLMARIGKRVDQASVEKFDQLRFMNRYMY from the coding sequence TTGAAGCATAAAAAAACATATCATCGAATCGAATGGCCAATTCAAGAAGGAAAATTAATTATAGAAGGACCGATAGCACCTGAAACTTTAGAAAAATATTACTTTCATGAAGGATTAGTTGCTTTTCGTCCGCCTAAACAACAAAAGGAAGCATTAATCGGCATTGCCCATCTTGAAGAAGGAAGAATTATTATTGCGAGAGACGGAGATACAATTGTCGGCTACGTAACCTTCCTTTATCCCGATCCTTTGGAAAGATGGTCGGAAGGGAAAATGGACAACTTGTTGGAACTCGGCGCCATCGAAGTCGCGCCTCCGTATCGGGGGCATCAAGTTGGAAAGCAATTATTAACGGTTTCGATGATGGATGACGCGATGGAAGACTATATTATCATTACAACCGAATATTATTGGCACTGGGATTTAAAAGGAACCGGATTAACCGTTTGGGAATATCGAAAAATCATGGAAAAAATGATGAACGCCGGTGGGCTCGTTTGGTACGCCACCGATGACCCAGAAATTTGTTCCCATCCAGCTAATTGCTTAATGGCAAGAATCGGAAAAAGGGTCGATCAAGCATCCGTTGAAAAATTCGATCAATTGCGGTTTATGAATCGATACATGTATTAG
- the acsA gene encoding acetate--CoA ligase: protein MKLETLPPKKGDYYLQDYEETYRNFKWEEAEQNFSWYHTGKVNMAYEAIDRHVEGFRKNKVALYYRNGNRIEKYTFKEMKEWSNRAGNVFKDYGVEKGDRVFVFMPRSPELYYAMLGGIKIGAIVGPLFEAFMEGAVRDRLLDSGAEYLVTTPELLERVPEKDLPDLKTIFIVGEHVQETEKYIDFKKQMGKASKNLDILWVDREDGLILHYTSGSTGKPKGVLHVHNAMIQQYMTAKWVLDLKEEDIYWCTADPGWVTGTSYGMFGPWLVGATNVVVGGRFRPEQWYQAIEDFGVSVWYSAPTAFRMLMGAGDEIVNRYDLTSLRHILSVGEPLNPEVIRWGTKVFGHRIHDTWWMTETGAHIICNYPSMEIRPGSMGKPIPGVKVAIVDNEGKELPPYKMGNLAIRKGWPSMMRKIWNNPEKYASYFLPSGWYVSGDSAYMDEDGYFWFQGRIDDVILTSGERVGPFEVESKLVEHPAVAEAGIIGKPDPVRGEIIKAFISLRDGYEPSEQLEEEIRSFVKKGLAAHAAPREIEFLDKLPKTRSGKIMRRVLKSWELGLPTGDLSTMED from the coding sequence GTGAAATTGGAAACGCTACCACCAAAAAAAGGGGATTATTATTTACAAGACTATGAAGAAACGTACCGAAATTTTAAATGGGAGGAAGCGGAACAAAACTTTTCTTGGTATCATACTGGCAAGGTCAATATGGCCTATGAGGCGATTGATCGACATGTGGAAGGTTTTCGGAAAAATAAGGTTGCCCTTTATTATCGAAACGGAAATCGTATCGAGAAATATACATTTAAAGAAATGAAAGAATGGTCAAATAGAGCGGGAAATGTGTTCAAAGATTACGGAGTTGAAAAGGGCGATCGCGTATTTGTATTTATGCCCCGTTCACCCGAATTGTATTATGCAATGTTAGGGGGAATAAAAATCGGTGCGATCGTCGGGCCGTTGTTTGAAGCGTTTATGGAAGGAGCCGTTCGGGATCGTTTATTAGATAGTGGAGCGGAATATTTAGTGACGACGCCGGAATTGTTAGAGCGAGTTCCGGAAAAGGATTTACCAGATTTAAAGACAATCTTTATCGTTGGAGAACATGTACAGGAAACGGAGAAATATATCGATTTCAAAAAACAAATGGGGAAAGCTAGTAAAAATTTGGATATTCTTTGGGTCGATCGGGAAGACGGGTTAATCCTCCATTATACGTCTGGATCTACCGGCAAACCAAAGGGTGTATTGCACGTTCATAATGCGATGATTCAACAGTATATGACAGCGAAATGGGTTCTTGATTTAAAAGAAGAGGATATTTATTGGTGTACGGCAGATCCAGGGTGGGTAACGGGTACTTCATACGGGATGTTCGGTCCTTGGCTTGTCGGAGCAACGAATGTCGTCGTCGGTGGTCGATTTCGTCCCGAGCAATGGTATCAAGCCATTGAAGATTTCGGGGTAAGCGTTTGGTACAGTGCACCGACGGCCTTTCGGATGTTAATGGGGGCGGGAGATGAAATTGTTAATCGATACGATTTGACGTCACTACGGCATATTTTAAGTGTCGGTGAACCTTTGAATCCGGAAGTGATCCGTTGGGGGACAAAGGTGTTCGGGCATCGGATTCATGATACGTGGTGGATGACAGAAACGGGTGCACATATTATTTGTAACTATCCGAGTATGGAAATCCGTCCGGGATCCATGGGGAAACCAATTCCAGGTGTAAAAGTCGCAATCGTCGATAACGAAGGTAAGGAACTTCCGCCTTACAAAATGGGGAATTTGGCAATACGAAAAGGTTGGCCTTCCATGATGCGGAAAATTTGGAACAATCCAGAAAAATACGCGTCTTATTTCCTTCCAAGCGGATGGTATGTATCCGGTGATTCAGCATATATGGATGAAGATGGGTATTTTTGGTTCCAGGGTCGAATTGACGATGTGATTTTAACTTCCGGTGAACGGGTTGGCCCCTTTGAAGTGGAAAGCAAATTGGTTGAACACCCAGCGGTAGCGGAGGCAGGAATCATTGGAAAACCGGATCCGGTTCGAGGGGAAATTATTAAAGCGTTCATTTCCTTAAGAGACGGATATGAACCGAGTGAACAATTAGAGGAAGAAATCCGCTCCTTTGTGAAAAAGGGATTGGCTGCCCACGCTGCGCCAAGGGAAATCGAATTTCTCGATAAGTTGCCGAAGACCCGGAGTGGAAAAATTATGCGCCGAGTTTTGAAATCGTGGGAATTAGGTTTACCGACAGGCGATTTATCGACGATGGAAGATTAA
- a CDS encoding transglycosylase domain-containing protein, whose amino-acid sequence MKKYFNTFLDTVKPLKDKIFNEKTGKTFRITYSVIWNLILIFLISGTLLAALGVGVGAGYFASLVKDEYPRSYEEMKKDIYNYEEPSELYFADGELAGYLRSDIVREEVKIEDVSDYFLDAVIATEDENFENHDGVVPKAVLRALFQEVTNASVQSGGSTLTQQLIKNQILTNEVSFERKAKEILLALRLENFFDKDEILEAYINVSSFGRNSSGQNIAGVQAAAKGIFGVDAKDLNLPQAAFIAGLPQSPNGYTPFTRDGELKSEEGMEPGLDRQKTVLKRMYENGFISKNEYEEALEYDIVNDFIDSVETPLEKYPYLTMESEREAINILMEVLYEEDGYTKEDIENSEILTERYTELATRNLRQNGYKIYTTIHKDIYEQFQEVVANFQNYGPDKPEQIEDEETGETVTVYEKMEVGVSLIDNATGKIISFVGGRDYSDNQLNHATQAYRHNGSSMKPLVVYGPAIDMGLAAPGTVLTDVDLGIRVNGEPWPHNFVSSKYYGLTSARVALTNSYNVSAVYLIRNIMQNNPVQYLEKMGFSKLVPSDYENYSVALGATSNGVSVVENTNAFATFGNDGQYVESYMIEKIEDRDGNVIYEHESEPVEVFSPQAAYLTVDMMRDVVRNGTARALPGYLNFSADFAGKTGTSQETRDIWFVGLNPNVTMGIWMGYSTPKTITTGSVHLQLWAQLMNAAFEVAPDIIGAEDSFQMPDGIVKRSYCGVSGLLPSEACAKAGLVQSDYFIAKYAPTETDNSLIEGKYVTINEKNYLAMDSTPDEFAKSGFILNPDFIKEIAPQLDEDEYEQLIPDNAKWDNIIVPSAKIEENGKTPASIKITLSGNTIKWSKHGEEDVIGYRVYRIVGDQGEQIGSIIAGDSLSYKLPANGMYAVTAVDIAGNESGLSNIIQFGTVVEQPPMDDETDENENEDHSEEPPTDSEEDNSETNPDNPDNPDNPDDSDDSEEEPIDPGDNEQQP is encoded by the coding sequence ATGAAAAAGTATTTTAATACGTTTTTGGATACAGTCAAGCCATTGAAGGATAAAATTTTTAATGAAAAAACAGGAAAAACATTCCGTATCACGTATTCTGTCATTTGGAATCTTATTTTAATTTTTCTTATTTCCGGCACATTATTAGCCGCGTTAGGAGTAGGGGTCGGTGCTGGCTACTTCGCTTCTTTAGTAAAGGATGAGTATCCTCGTTCATATGAAGAAATGAAAAAGGATATTTATAATTACGAGGAACCGTCGGAATTGTACTTTGCAGATGGAGAATTGGCTGGGTATCTCCGGTCGGATATCGTTCGGGAAGAAGTGAAAATAGAAGATGTTTCCGACTATTTCTTGGATGCAGTCATTGCCACAGAGGATGAAAATTTCGAAAATCATGATGGTGTCGTCCCGAAAGCAGTACTTAGGGCATTATTCCAAGAAGTCACGAACGCTTCTGTTCAATCTGGGGGAAGTACGCTCACCCAACAATTAATCAAAAACCAAATTTTAACGAATGAAGTATCCTTCGAACGGAAGGCAAAGGAAATCCTCCTCGCTTTACGTCTTGAAAATTTTTTCGATAAGGATGAAATTTTAGAAGCGTATATTAACGTTTCTTCATTTGGTAGAAATTCTTCAGGACAAAACATCGCAGGGGTACAGGCGGCCGCAAAGGGAATTTTCGGTGTGGATGCAAAGGATTTAAATTTGCCCCAAGCCGCATTCATCGCTGGATTACCGCAAAGTCCGAACGGATACACCCCCTTTACGAGAGATGGGGAATTGAAAAGCGAAGAAGGAATGGAACCGGGTCTCGATCGACAAAAAACCGTCTTAAAACGAATGTATGAAAACGGCTTTATATCAAAAAACGAATATGAAGAAGCCCTCGAATACGATATTGTAAACGATTTTATCGATTCCGTCGAAACACCGTTGGAAAAATATCCGTACTTGACGATGGAAAGTGAACGGGAAGCGATTAATATTTTAATGGAAGTGTTGTATGAAGAAGACGGATATACGAAAGAAGATATTGAAAATAGCGAAATTTTAACTGAAAGATACACAGAATTGGCCACTCGTAATTTAAGACAAAATGGATACAAAATTTATACGACAATTCATAAAGATATTTACGAACAATTCCAGGAAGTCGTCGCAAATTTCCAAAATTATGGACCGGACAAACCGGAGCAAATAGAGGATGAAGAAACCGGTGAGACGGTTACCGTTTATGAAAAAATGGAAGTTGGGGTATCACTAATCGATAATGCGACGGGAAAAATTATTAGTTTTGTCGGCGGTCGCGACTATTCCGACAACCAGCTGAACCATGCCACCCAAGCATACCGACATAACGGATCATCGATGAAGCCCCTCGTCGTGTATGGTCCAGCCATCGATATGGGATTGGCTGCACCGGGAACCGTTTTAACCGACGTCGATTTAGGCATTCGGGTCAATGGGGAACCGTGGCCACATAACTTTGTTAGTTCTAAATATTACGGACTCACTTCCGCTCGAGTAGCATTAACTAATTCGTATAACGTTTCAGCTGTTTATTTAATCCGAAACATCATGCAAAATAATCCGGTTCAATATTTGGAGAAAATGGGCTTTTCGAAATTAGTACCTTCTGATTATGAAAACTATTCGGTTGCTTTAGGGGCGACAAGCAACGGGGTATCCGTGGTAGAAAATACGAACGCCTTTGCCACATTCGGAAACGATGGACAGTATGTCGAATCGTATATGATTGAAAAAATCGAGGATCGGGACGGAAATGTCATTTATGAACATGAAAGCGAACCAGTGGAAGTATTTTCTCCACAAGCCGCTTATTTAACGGTCGATATGATGCGAGATGTCGTTCGAAACGGTACCGCACGGGCTTTACCGGGATATTTGAATTTCTCCGCTGATTTTGCGGGAAAAACCGGTACTTCCCAAGAGACACGGGATATTTGGTTCGTCGGCTTAAATCCGAATGTAACGATGGGAATTTGGATGGGATATTCGACACCGAAGACGATTACGACCGGTTCCGTCCATTTGCAATTATGGGCGCAGTTGATGAATGCCGCATTTGAAGTCGCTCCTGACATCATCGGTGCAGAAGACAGTTTCCAAATGCCAGACGGAATCGTAAAACGGTCGTATTGCGGCGTATCCGGTTTATTGCCATCGGAAGCTTGTGCAAAAGCAGGACTCGTCCAATCGGATTATTTCATCGCGAAGTACGCACCGACGGAAACGGACAATAGCCTTATTGAAGGAAAATACGTCACGATCAATGAGAAAAATTATTTGGCCATGGATTCGACACCTGATGAATTCGCCAAATCCGGTTTCATTTTAAACCCAGACTTCATTAAAGAAATAGCACCACAGTTGGATGAAGACGAATATGAACAATTAATTCCGGATAATGCGAAATGGGATAACATTATCGTACCGAGTGCCAAAATTGAAGAAAATGGGAAAACCCCCGCTTCTATTAAAATTACTTTATCTGGCAATACGATCAAATGGTCGAAGCATGGAGAAGAAGATGTCATCGGTTATCGCGTCTATCGAATCGTTGGCGATCAAGGAGAGCAAATCGGAAGTATTATAGCTGGTGACTCTTTATCTTATAAACTTCCTGCAAACGGCATGTACGCCGTCACAGCCGTCGATATCGCTGGAAATGAATCCGGGTTATCCAATATTATTCAGTTCGGCACAGTCGTGGAACAACCGCCGATGGATGATGAAACGGACGAAAACGAAAATGAAGATCATTCGGAGGAACCGCCAACAGATTCCGAAGAGGATAATTCCGAAACTAATCCTGATAATCCTGATAATCCTGATAATCCCGATGATTCGGATGATTCAGAAGAAGAGCCGATCGATCCGGGAGATAACGAGCAACAACCGTAA
- the tyrS gene encoding tyrosine--tRNA ligase: MDLLKDLEFRGLINQVTDEEGLQKLLSEEKIKLYCGVDPTGDSMHIGHLLPILVLRRFQLAGHHPIALVGGATGLIGDPSGKKQERTLNSVEVVEEWSEKIKKQLSHLLDFDTTENPAKIANNYDWTSEIDLITFLRDYGKHFGINYMLAKDSVQSRIESGISFTEFTYMILQSIDFLKLYETENCRLQIGGSDQWGNITAGLELIRKTKGDSKTAYGLTVPLVTKSDGTKFGKTEGGAVWLDPEKTSPYEFYQFWINTDDRDVIQYLKYFTFLFPEEILELEKATKETPEKRLAQRTLAEAVTKLVHGEEALKQAIRITEALFSGNIKALTAEEIKQGFKDVPSFTANAELTNLVELLVQAKISPSKRQAREDIQNGAIYINGDRITDVQYTISDADQIEGQFTIIRRGKKKYFLIIHGE; encoded by the coding sequence ATGGATCTTTTAAAGGATTTGGAATTTCGAGGGTTAATCAATCAAGTAACGGATGAGGAAGGTCTGCAAAAACTTTTGTCAGAGGAAAAAATTAAACTGTATTGTGGGGTAGATCCGACGGGCGACAGTATGCACATCGGTCATCTTTTACCAATTCTTGTTCTTCGCCGTTTTCAATTGGCAGGGCATCATCCGATCGCATTAGTCGGCGGGGCAACTGGCTTAATCGGAGATCCGAGCGGAAAAAAACAAGAGCGGACGTTAAATTCGGTGGAAGTCGTTGAAGAATGGAGCGAAAAAATTAAAAAACAATTATCCCATCTCCTCGACTTCGACACGACGGAAAATCCGGCAAAAATTGCCAATAACTATGATTGGACGAGTGAAATCGATTTAATTACCTTTTTACGAGATTACGGAAAACATTTCGGTATTAACTATATGCTTGCGAAAGATTCGGTTCAATCGAGGATTGAATCGGGGATATCGTTTACAGAATTTACCTATATGATCCTCCAGTCCATCGACTTTTTAAAACTGTATGAAACGGAAAATTGTCGTCTACAAATCGGAGGTAGCGATCAATGGGGCAATATTACCGCGGGATTGGAACTTATTCGGAAGACAAAAGGGGATTCGAAAACGGCCTACGGATTGACCGTCCCACTCGTAACGAAGTCGGATGGAACGAAATTTGGAAAAACGGAAGGCGGAGCGGTTTGGCTCGATCCGGAAAAAACGTCCCCATATGAGTTTTACCAATTTTGGATCAATACCGATGACCGGGATGTTATTCAATATTTGAAATATTTTACCTTCCTTTTCCCTGAAGAAATTTTAGAATTGGAAAAAGCGACGAAGGAGACTCCGGAAAAACGGTTGGCACAGCGCACGTTGGCAGAGGCTGTTACGAAGCTCGTGCATGGGGAAGAAGCCTTAAAGCAAGCGATTCGAATTACGGAAGCTTTATTTAGTGGAAACATTAAGGCACTGACCGCAGAAGAAATCAAACAAGGGTTTAAAGATGTTCCGTCCTTTACGGCAAATGCGGAACTGACGAATTTGGTCGAGCTATTAGTCCAAGCAAAAATTTCTCCTTCAAAACGACAAGCGAGGGAAGATATTCAAAACGGTGCGATTTACATTAACGGAGACCGGATCACGGACGTTCAATATACGATTTCCGATGCCGATCAAATCGAAGGCCAATTTACGATTATTCGTAGAGGAAAGAAAAAATATTTTTTAATCATCCATGGTGAGTAA
- a CDS encoding DMT family transporter → MKERITFIFVMLIFGSIGIFVKQIDLFSGEIAFWRGVIGSLFLIVATIASKSKIRFTVEKSNRFLLLFSGAALGFNWIFLFESYRYTTVTNATFSYYFAPVFVMILAPILLKEKFLWRNFVGIFIAMIGLLLVLNPEKEMISFSSHHLVGIFYGLLAAILYASVIIMNKFLKGLSGYETTVIQLVIATFILCPYVFFTDGFHFPQLEGRSIIFLIILGIVHTGIAYALYFPTVNRLKGQTVAIFSYVDPISAVIMSTVFLSEQLSFNQVIGGVFILISPFISELKKRDDDSIAV, encoded by the coding sequence ATGAAGGAACGGATTACATTCATATTCGTTATGCTCATCTTTGGAAGTATCGGAATTTTTGTCAAACAGATTGACCTTTTTTCCGGAGAGATTGCATTTTGGCGGGGGGTGATTGGGAGTTTGTTTTTAATTGTTGCGACGATCGCTTCAAAATCAAAAATTCGTTTTACAGTCGAAAAATCGAACCGTTTTTTACTATTGTTTTCTGGTGCTGCTCTCGGTTTTAATTGGATTTTTTTGTTTGAATCGTATCGATATACGACCGTAACAAATGCGACCTTCAGTTATTATTTCGCACCGGTTTTCGTTATGATTCTAGCACCTATTTTATTGAAAGAAAAATTTCTTTGGAGAAACTTCGTCGGTATATTCATTGCAATGATAGGATTGTTACTCGTTTTAAATCCCGAAAAGGAAATGATCTCTTTTTCTTCTCATCATCTTGTCGGCATATTTTATGGACTACTAGCGGCAATATTGTATGCATCCGTTATTATCATGAATAAATTTTTGAAGGGACTTTCCGGCTATGAAACGACGGTCATCCAACTCGTGATCGCTACGTTTATTTTATGTCCTTACGTATTTTTTACGGATGGATTTCATTTTCCGCAATTAGAAGGGCGATCAATAATTTTTCTCATTATATTAGGAATTGTTCATACAGGCATTGCCTACGCCCTTTATTTTCCAACGGTGAATCGATTAAAGGGTCAGACCGTTGCTATTTTTAGTTATGTCGATCCGATTTCCGCCGTCATCATGTCCACCGTTTTTTTAAGTGAGCAACTAAGCTTTAATCAAGTAATCGGTGGGGTCTTTATTTTAATTTCACCGTTCATTAGTGAATTGAAAAAAAGAGATGATGATTCAATCGCTGTCTAG